Proteins encoded within one genomic window of Pedobacter africanus:
- a CDS encoding acyltransferase: MKEFLNKVFDLVLFFTKGGVVYARRKGVKVGKNCRIYTTNFGTEPWLIEIGEKVTVTSGVIILTHDGSTWLFNDQKGRRYSYKKVLIGNNVFIGVNSIILPGVKIDDNVVIAAGSVVTKSVPSGVLIGGNPAKIIGSYDEYKKRALESYTSDDDLDKNLNYKERIDKIIDSDFKKYLD, encoded by the coding sequence ATGAAGGAATTTTTAAATAAAGTGTTTGATTTGGTCCTTTTTTTTACAAAAGGAGGAGTGGTGTATGCCAGAAGAAAGGGAGTTAAGGTTGGTAAAAATTGTAGGATTTATACTACGAATTTTGGAACAGAGCCTTGGCTGATTGAAATCGGTGAAAAGGTTACCGTGACATCAGGAGTTATAATTTTAACTCATGATGGATCAACATGGCTGTTTAATGATCAAAAGGGTAGACGATATTCTTACAAGAAAGTATTGATAGGGAATAATGTATTCATAGGTGTAAATAGCATAATATTACCTGGAGTCAAAATTGATGACAATGTAGTAATAGCAGCAGGAAGTGTTGTTACTAAATCCGTGCCATCAGGAGTTCTAATTGGCGGAAATCCGGCGAAAATAATCGGGAGCTATGATGAATACAAAAAGCGGGCTTTAGAAAGTTATACTTCAGATGACGATCTGGACAAAAATCTTAACTATAAAGAAAGAATAGATAAAATTATTGATAGTGATTTTAAGAAATATTTAGATTAG
- a CDS encoding serine O-acetyltransferase → MKLLLLLGQKSLKIPMVGNFFSVGFEYLIRIFFASDISCKATIPRNVTFVHGHDIVIGSEVIIGNNCKIFNGVTLGNKDTESGLNSHPTIGDNCVISTGAKVMGNIRVGNNCIIGANSVLFIDVPDNSIAVGVPARILRKD, encoded by the coding sequence ATGAAGCTATTGCTGCTTCTGGGTCAGAAAAGTTTAAAAATTCCTATGGTCGGTAATTTTTTTTCTGTTGGATTTGAATATTTAATCAGAATTTTTTTTGCCAGTGACATTTCATGTAAGGCAACAATTCCTAGGAATGTAACTTTTGTTCATGGTCATGATATTGTTATTGGAAGTGAAGTCATAATAGGAAACAATTGTAAAATATTCAATGGTGTGACTTTAGGAAATAAAGATACCGAGAGTGGTTTAAACAGCCATCCAACTATTGGTGATAATTGTGTAATCTCAACGGGTGCCAAAGTAATGGGAAATATTCGGGTAGGAAATAATTGTATCATAGGAGCGAACTCTGTTCTGTTTATTGATGTTCCAGATAATTCCATTGCTGTAGGGGTACCTGCCAGGATTTTAAGAAAGGATTAA
- a CDS encoding glycosyltransferase, producing MKRNKILIIVPSLKAGGAERVLSFLSKEVDKVKFDVLLVVVGFEKDATYETGPNVVFLKEERLLFAIPKLVNAIFRFKPRIIVGSIVHVNIFLGLLKVFLRGKKIVIREASVISKMSKYTSHRLIFNPNLIRWIYGKADMIICQSYDMYNDFRNHYGIQGKRLTVINNPITQANSSTKKTFVKKNVPPVKFITIGRLSEEKGHIRILNQLAKITFEFEYTIIGEGPLKDSIFEIVHRFGLSDKVKYIPHTHDVIGQLENHHLFLQGSFVEGFPNSLLESCVSGTPVLAYSAPGGTNEIIEEAVNGYMVDDDEAYFRILNNPDAYVHLDRLKIIESVDVKFSPERILSQYERLFEEI from the coding sequence ATGAAAAGAAATAAAATTCTGATAATTGTTCCAAGTCTAAAGGCTGGAGGAGCGGAGCGGGTATTGTCTTTCTTGTCTAAAGAAGTTGATAAAGTTAAATTTGACGTATTATTGGTCGTAGTGGGATTTGAAAAAGACGCGACTTATGAAACGGGTCCGAATGTGGTTTTTTTGAAAGAAGAGAGACTACTTTTTGCTATTCCCAAACTGGTAAATGCGATATTTAGATTTAAACCCAGGATTATCGTTGGGTCAATAGTGCATGTTAATATATTTCTCGGGTTGTTGAAGGTGTTTTTGAGAGGCAAAAAGATAGTTATAAGAGAAGCCAGTGTGATATCAAAAATGAGTAAGTATACTTCTCATCGCTTAATTTTTAATCCAAATCTAATCAGATGGATTTATGGGAAGGCAGATATGATCATCTGTCAATCTTATGATATGTATAATGATTTTAGAAATCACTATGGTATCCAAGGTAAAAGATTGACTGTAATTAACAATCCGATTACTCAGGCAAATTCTTCTACAAAAAAAACGTTTGTTAAGAAAAACGTGCCACCAGTTAAATTTATAACTATAGGTCGGTTAAGTGAAGAGAAAGGGCATATAAGGATTTTAAACCAGCTTGCGAAAATTACTTTTGAATTTGAGTATACAATTATTGGCGAAGGTCCTCTGAAGGATAGCATTTTTGAGATTGTTCATCGTTTTGGGCTAAGCGATAAAGTTAAATACATCCCACATACTCATGATGTAATAGGACAACTTGAAAATCATCACTTGTTTTTACAAGGGTCGTTTGTTGAAGGTTTTCCGAATAGTTTACTTGAAAGTTGTGTTTCGGGAACTCCTGTACTGGCGTATTCTGCTCCAGGTGGTACGAATGAAATTATTGAAGAAGCAGTTAATGGCTATATGGTAGATGATGATGAAGCGTATTTCAGGATTTTAAATAATCCAGATGCTTACGTTCACTTGGATAGACTGAAAATAATAGAATCTGTTGATGTCAAATTTTCTCCCGAAAGAATTTTGTCACAATATGAACGCCTTTTTGAAGAGATATGA
- the asnB gene encoding asparagine synthase (glutamine-hydrolyzing), with product MCGIYVSNIVENASEAKSKLEQIKFRGPDCTGILEVGNIVFGHLRLAILDLDVRSNQPFVHDNLIIVFNGEIYNYLDIKKELVACGYSFHTNSDTEVLIIAYQEWGVGCLDKLNGMFAFSIYNKQTNTLFVARDRLGVKPLYYSWDNGKIEICSQLRPIADEKTINASAVSMFLELTYIPSPFTIYNEVKKLPPGNYMYVDLNSNELTISEYWNLKKVQLVNISYDEAKTELKKLLADAVKIRLQSDVPIGTFLSGGIDSALVTSIASSVAGNTVNTYSIGFDESKYDESRLAETYSSILGTNHTTIKCTPEDVIKHIPQLIGVYDEPFADSSALPSILLASITRQHVTVALSGDGGDESFIGYNYFEWIRKFAYFLKIPGFMRGILGARIIGKIFPKAAKYTELLSISTIHEFILEIFRGFNSITLVREDSWFKHYAKYFQLSNDVYQNAADLNIKLWLENDSNVKVDRASMASSIEVRSPFLDYRIIEFARSLPISFRYRKGVRKKILRDLLKEYIAEDIFTAPKKGFAIPISSWIRNELREEFMQTLSDEFLRTVPNLNVKKFKMMIDAHLNGTRDYSSYIWRVYVLAKWYEEFGFYQGHEKK from the coding sequence ATGTGTGGAATTTATGTGAGCAATATTGTCGAAAATGCTAGTGAGGCAAAATCTAAATTGGAACAGATTAAATTTAGGGGGCCTGATTGTACTGGAATACTTGAAGTTGGTAATATTGTTTTTGGGCACCTCAGATTAGCAATTTTGGATCTGGATGTCAGATCTAATCAACCATTTGTTCACGACAATCTGATTATTGTTTTTAATGGCGAGATATATAACTACCTGGATATTAAAAAAGAGTTGGTCGCTTGCGGGTATTCATTTCATACCAATAGTGATACAGAGGTATTGATTATTGCTTATCAAGAATGGGGGGTAGGTTGTCTCGACAAGCTTAATGGTATGTTTGCTTTCTCTATTTACAATAAGCAGACTAACACACTATTTGTGGCGAGGGATAGACTGGGTGTAAAACCACTTTATTATTCGTGGGATAACGGGAAGATTGAGATTTGCAGCCAATTAAGGCCCATCGCGGATGAAAAAACAATTAATGCTTCGGCTGTGAGTATGTTCTTGGAATTGACCTATATTCCGAGTCCATTTACTATATATAATGAAGTCAAGAAATTACCTCCCGGTAATTACATGTATGTCGATTTGAATAGTAATGAGCTGACAATTAGTGAGTATTGGAATTTGAAGAAAGTTCAACTCGTAAATATTTCTTATGATGAAGCGAAAACTGAATTAAAGAAACTATTAGCTGATGCAGTTAAAATAAGATTACAATCTGATGTTCCAATTGGTACTTTTTTATCTGGAGGTATAGATTCTGCTCTTGTGACGAGTATTGCATCTTCTGTTGCTGGGAATACCGTAAATACTTATTCGATTGGCTTTGATGAGTCTAAATATGATGAAAGTAGACTTGCAGAAACTTATAGTAGTATTTTAGGTACAAACCATACAACGATAAAATGTACACCTGAAGATGTTATTAAACATATACCTCAGCTGATAGGTGTGTACGATGAACCGTTTGCTGACAGTTCCGCGCTTCCTTCAATATTATTGGCCTCTATTACAAGACAACATGTTACCGTCGCCTTATCGGGTGATGGCGGAGATGAAAGCTTTATAGGATACAATTATTTTGAATGGATAAGAAAATTCGCGTATTTCTTGAAGATCCCGGGATTTATGAGAGGTATTTTAGGTGCAAGAATTATTGGCAAGATATTTCCAAAAGCTGCTAAATACACAGAACTGTTATCAATCAGCACTATTCATGAATTTATTCTGGAAATCTTCCGAGGATTTAATTCGATTACTTTGGTGAGAGAAGATTCTTGGTTTAAACATTATGCTAAGTATTTCCAGTTGAGCAATGATGTTTATCAGAATGCGGCAGACTTAAATATAAAGCTATGGCTGGAAAACGACAGTAATGTGAAGGTGGACAGAGCAAGTATGGCTTCTTCAATTGAAGTTAGAAGTCCTTTTTTAGATTATAGAATAATTGAATTTGCCAGAAGTCTTCCAATTTCTTTTCGGTATAGGAAAGGGGTTAGAAAGAAAATATTAAGAGATCTTTTAAAGGAATATATTGCGGAAGATATATTTACTGCACCTAAAAAAGGATTTGCGATTCCGATTTCATCTTGGATACGTAATGAACTTCGGGAAGAATTCATGCAAACACTTTCTGATGAATTCCTCCGAACAGTTCCTAATCTAAACGTAAAAAAGTTTAAAATGATGATTGATGCTCATCTTAATGGTACCAGAGATTATTCGTCCTATATTTGGAGAGTATACGTATTGGCAAAATGGTATGAGGAGTTTGGTTTCTATCAAGGGCATGAAAAGAAATAA
- the wzy gene encoding oligosaccharide repeat unit polymerase, which translates to MTTADAYNSIKKWWYLPFLAYVIPNIFMAGFTSVIDLLFVDNIPLPLTASYWQIGISLILVLLSFYFIKYVSLTFNKIGFAYRDSAPSSYLGVVIFILQFFQLIVLIIFDFGRVGGVSTSSNYLVLLASYIPSDTLFLVYYGHHRKNGVPWFNLAVYLITSILQGWTGIWLILFFIEFYHQLNVIPFKRVVRRGLLVIIVLALLYPVIDKYKYILRGGEDFQAHTALESAGALMNRLQQVSGVILIYQEQAQLSRALNDNEIIPFYLDNRLGLLFSYSAQRVSMQKYLTTNYLIDRDLFSRDTDIDALGWYTNVGIAGWFLVLSPIENVFYIFFIILIIVVPFLINHYFLKSKEIIPVIQTLTIIYAFHGWFSVQLGFISGVILYVMLYNLFIKRVTNSY; encoded by the coding sequence ATGACGACGGCAGATGCATATAACAGTATAAAAAAGTGGTGGTATCTGCCCTTCTTAGCCTATGTAATACCGAATATATTTATGGCCGGTTTTACCTCAGTTATTGACCTGCTATTTGTAGACAATATTCCTCTACCACTAACTGCGAGTTATTGGCAAATAGGTATTTCCTTGATTTTAGTGCTTCTGTCTTTTTATTTCATAAAGTATGTATCGTTAACGTTTAATAAAATTGGATTTGCTTATAGGGATTCTGCCCCAAGTAGTTACTTAGGAGTAGTTATCTTTATATTGCAGTTTTTTCAATTGATTGTACTAATCATTTTTGATTTTGGAAGAGTTGGAGGCGTTTCAACATCTAGTAATTATTTAGTTTTACTGGCTAGCTATATACCTTCAGATACACTTTTCTTAGTTTATTATGGTCACCATAGGAAAAATGGAGTTCCTTGGTTTAACCTTGCTGTCTATTTAATTACGTCTATATTACAAGGTTGGACGGGTATTTGGTTGATATTGTTTTTTATAGAATTTTACCATCAGCTAAATGTGATACCCTTTAAGAGAGTCGTAAGAAGAGGTTTATTGGTAATAATTGTGTTGGCGTTGCTTTACCCCGTAATAGATAAATATAAATATATATTGCGAGGAGGAGAAGACTTTCAGGCTCATACAGCACTTGAGTCAGCAGGTGCATTGATGAATAGGTTACAGCAAGTGTCCGGTGTTATTTTAATATATCAAGAGCAGGCCCAGTTAAGTCGGGCCTTAAATGATAATGAAATAATACCCTTCTATTTAGATAATAGATTAGGGCTTTTGTTTTCTTATTCAGCGCAAAGGGTAAGTATGCAAAAGTATCTTACGACTAATTATTTAATTGACAGAGATTTATTTAGCAGAGACACTGATATTGACGCACTTGGATGGTATACAAATGTTGGAATAGCAGGTTGGTTTCTAGTATTGAGTCCGATTGAGAATGTCTTTTATATTTTTTTTATCATTTTAATAATAGTAGTGCCATTTTTAATTAATCATTATTTTTTAAAAAGTAAGGAGATTATACCTGTAATCCAGACTTTAACTATTATTTATGCATTTCATGGGTGGTTTAGTGTTCAATTAGGGTTTATATCGGGTGTTATTTTGTATGTTATGTTATACAATTTATTTATTAAAAGGGTAACAAATAGCTATTAA